The sequence CGGAGATGGGTAGAATTAAGCTTCCGGTCAGACCCTTCTTCGGAATCATGGGCGTAGCTCCACCGGAATCGTGGCGGCGCATCTCTACTGTCGTTCCTGGCCGGTATGGTGGGAATATTGATAATAAACAATTAATTGTCGGAACTACACTTTATTTACCCGTTATGCGCGAAGGAGCTCTCTTCTATGCAGGAGACGGACATGCTGCACAAGGGGATGGAGAGATTGGCGTAACTGCTATCGAAACCGCTCTGGAAGGCGAGTTCCAGTTCGAATTAATTAAAGGAACTAATCAGCGCTGGCCTTATGCAGAGCGTAACAGCTTGTTGATCAGCATGGGCTTTGATGAGCATTTATCAGCCGCCCTTATGGCTGCTGCCAAACAGATGGTTGAGCTGCTGCAGAACCGACATGGGTTATCTTACAAAGAAGCCTACCGCTTATGCAGTGTGGCTGCAGATTTTCATATCACTCAAGTCGTTAATGGTGTAAAAGGCGTTCATGGAATGTTGGATACTTCAGTGATCAGAGGATAGAAGAAAGTTTAAGCGAACAGGTGACAATTAAGGGAGGTAAACGAAATGCTCTCGAAAGAAGATAACCAAAAAATCACTCAGGTAAGTGAAGGAACACCGACCGGTTCTGTATTCCGAAGATATTGGATTCCCGCCTTTCTATCCGAAGAAGTGGAATCAGGAGGGGCACCTTTAGCGGTTAAATTACTAAATGAGAAGCTGGTTGGCTTCCGCAACCCGGAAGGTAAGGTAGGACTTCTAGGTGAATTCTGCCCCCATCGTGGAACCTCGCTGAAGCTTGGACGCAATGATGACTGCGGCTTAACTTGCATTTATCATGGCTGGGCATTTGATGCGGAAGGGGCATGCACGAACATGCCATCCGAACCGGATTATAGCAAGTTCAAGGAGAAGATCAAACAGAAGAGTTATCCGGTGCACGAAGCCGGAGGAATCGTCTGGACTTATATGGGACCTGCAGAACTGCAGCCACCGGTGCCCGATTTTATATGGACTGCATTACCCGCCACGCACCGTATGGTCGCCAAGGTGTATCAGGAGTGCAACTACTTGCAAATCTGGGAGAATGAAATTGACTATATGCATGCCGCTTTTGCCCATCTGGCTCTGAAGGAACAGAATTTTAATGAAGGGGCTCTGAGCACAGAACTGGGAATTAATCCTTCCCACCCACTGGTTACCTCGAAGAACCCATTGCTCTCTGTGCAGATGACTAACTATGGATTCCGCAATATGTTCGTCGGCGAGACTGACAAGGATCACCAGTTCATTCTGGAAGCGCCGGTTCTGATGCCAAGCTTCGCGTTTACACCGCGTGTACCAGAGGAGGATCATCTCTTCCATGCCTACGTTCCTATCGATGACACTACGACTTGGTCCTATGATGTTCACTTCACACTGGAGCGTGCTCTGAATCATGATACGCAGCGTGAGCGCCGAGGTCTGTGGGTTGATGAAAACCATCGGAAAATTTACAACAAAGATAACAATTATAAGCAGGATCGCGAATTGATGAAGGAGGACAGCTTCTCTGGGATTCTTGGAATCAGCAATCAGGACCATGCGATCACTGAAACCATGGGACCTATCGTTGACCGTTCCCAAGAGCATCTTGGAACCAGTGATGTTGGTGTGCTGGCGCTGCGCCGGATGATGCTGAAGAGCATTAAATTGGTTGAAGAAGGTCAACCACCGATTGGGCTAGATCCTTCCATCCCGATCAACAAGATATTCAGTGAAGGGGTCGTAGTACCTAAAGGAATCCCCTTGAAGGAGGCCTGTCCGCTAGATCCGATGTTCTCGCCGATCAAACCGGAAACTCAATTCGCTGAAGAAACGAATTGAACTATATAAATACAGCACTTAGCCGTTAGGCGACAAAAATGCATGCAAACGAGGTGAGAACACTGACATCTTATTCACTGGGTATAGATATTGGCACAACAGCCGTCAAGGTCATTCTTTTGTCTGAGCAGGAAATTGTCTTTCAAACAAGTGCTACCCATGAACTGATGTCCCCTTCTATCGGTTGGGCGGAAGAAGATGCTTCTGTGTGGTGGAGCAACACTATTAAGGCCGTACACGAACTGCTTGAAGCTTTCCCCTCGGCTGTGGATGATATTGTTTCGATTGGGGTTAGCGGTATGGTTCCAGCCATTGTTCTGCTCGGTCCTGACAACGAGCCGCTGCGTAATACCATTCAACAAAATGATGCCCGGGCGATTTCTGAAATAGAAGAAGTAAACCAGACTTTTGATCAATTGAAATTGTTCGCTCAGACTGGTGGTTATACGAATCAGCAACATATACTGCCGCGACTGCTCTGGGTGAAACGACATGAACCGGAAGTCTGGAGCAAGGTGCGTACGGTGCTTGGTTCTTATGATTACATCAATTATAGGCTTACAGGAACAAAGTCTTTGGAGATGAATTGGGCCGTCGAGAGCGGGATGTTCGATATTCGCACCCGTACTTGGCTGGATGAACATATGAAATGGCTGGAGATTTCTGCTGACATGCTGCCCACGGTATATGAATCCGCTGAGATTATCGGAATGGTATCGGAAGAAGCGTCCCGGTTAACCGGACTGAAAGCTGGAATTCCGGTCATTGCAGGCAGCGCGGATCATGTAGCTTCGACATTGGCTGCAGGAATTGTAGAGCCGGGTGACCTGCTAATCAAATTTGGCGGCGCGGGAGATATATTGTATTGCATGGATGAAATTGCGCCATCGCCTCAACTCTTTTTCGATTATCATGTCCATCCGGACTTTTACTTGTTAAATGGCTGTATGGCTTCCAGTGGCTCACTAGTGAAATGGTATGCGCATGAATTCCTGCGTGATGACTCCCCTGATTTGTTCAAGAATCTGGATGAAGAAGCGGAGCAGGTGCGGCCGGGTTCGGACGGGCTGGTGATTCTCCCTTATTTTCTGGGCGAGAAGACGCCGATCTTTGATCCCCAAGCTCGCGGAGTGATGTTCGGCCTCAGTCTTTCCCATCATCGGGGGCATATCTTCCGCGCTGTGCTGGAATCAGTCATTTACGGCTTCAGGCATCATATTGAAGTGCTGCGTGACCTTGGCTATGAGCCAAAGCGAATACTGGCCACGAATGGTGGAGCCAAAAGCCGTTTCTGGTGTCAGATTGCCGCCGATGTGCTGAATGCGGATATTCGTTCTTATCCCGCACATCCGGGATCGGCACTAGGTGTCGCTTTTCTGGCTGGGAAGACTGCCGGGCTCTACCAAGAATGGGATGACATCAATCGTTTCCTGAACGTTTACCGCGATTTCCAGCCGCAACCGTCACACGCCGAAGTCTACGATAAGGCCTATGACGTTTACCGCGCATTATATACGACATTGAAACCGCAATTTACCAAGGTCAATGCATTCTACACCCATTGGAACGATCCTGCAGGAGCGGGAGATGACGCTAAGGAGGAACTGGCATGAAGGGATTATCAGGACAGACGGCAGTAGTGACCGGTGCAGGAAGCGGCATTGGCAGAAGCATAGCGTTGCGACTGGCTATAGAAGGTGCGATTGTCGTTGTGACAGATATGAATGTGGAGTCCGCCAAGGAGACATTGTCTCTCTTGAATGTAGATGAAGGTCAGAAGCATAGCGTGTGCAGTCTTGACGTTACGAAGAAAGAGGGCGTGTTATCCTCCTTCGCAGACATCCATGAGGAGTACGGAGCAATTGATATTCTGATCAATAACGCAGGTGTATCCACCATGAACCGGATTGAGGATTTAACGGAGCAAGAGTGGGACTTTAATTTTGATGTCAACATCAAAGGAATCTTCCTCTGTACACAGGCCGTCTACCCTTATATGAAGGAACAGAAGAAAGGCCGGATCATTAATACCGCTTCTATGGCTGGCAAGCGCGGCGTTCCACTACTAGCTCATTATGCAGCTTCCAAATGGGCGGTTATCGGCTTTACGAAGAGTGCTGCGATCGAGATGGCGCCGTACAACATTACCGTTAACTGTGTATGCCCCGGATTCGTTAACACCGGCATGCAGAGCCGTGAATTGAAATGGGAAGCGGAGCTGCGCGGGATGACTCCAGACGAAGTACGGGAAGAGTACATTCGTATGACCCCACTGGGCCGACTTGAAGAAGCGGAGGATGTAGCAAGGGTAGTATGGTTTCTAGCCTCGAAAGATGCTGACTTTATTACGGGCGAAGCGCTGAATATTACGGGTGGAGCAGATCTGTTATAAGTGGGGGAATGAAGATGAGGTTTGATGCCGCGCACTATCCT comes from Paenibacillus sp. 19GGS1-52 and encodes:
- a CDS encoding SDR family NAD(P)-dependent oxidoreductase — translated: MKGLSGQTAVVTGAGSGIGRSIALRLAIEGAIVVVTDMNVESAKETLSLLNVDEGQKHSVCSLDVTKKEGVLSSFADIHEEYGAIDILINNAGVSTMNRIEDLTEQEWDFNFDVNIKGIFLCTQAVYPYMKEQKKGRIINTASMAGKRGVPLLAHYAASKWAVIGFTKSAAIEMAPYNITVNCVCPGFVNTGMQSRELKWEAELRGMTPDEVREEYIRMTPLGRLEEAEDVARVVWFLASKDADFITGEALNITGGADLL
- a CDS encoding FGGY-family carbohydrate kinase — protein: MHANEVRTLTSYSLGIDIGTTAVKVILLSEQEIVFQTSATHELMSPSIGWAEEDASVWWSNTIKAVHELLEAFPSAVDDIVSIGVSGMVPAIVLLGPDNEPLRNTIQQNDARAISEIEEVNQTFDQLKLFAQTGGYTNQQHILPRLLWVKRHEPEVWSKVRTVLGSYDYINYRLTGTKSLEMNWAVESGMFDIRTRTWLDEHMKWLEISADMLPTVYESAEIIGMVSEEASRLTGLKAGIPVIAGSADHVASTLAAGIVEPGDLLIKFGGAGDILYCMDEIAPSPQLFFDYHVHPDFYLLNGCMASSGSLVKWYAHEFLRDDSPDLFKNLDEEAEQVRPGSDGLVILPYFLGEKTPIFDPQARGVMFGLSLSHHRGHIFRAVLESVIYGFRHHIEVLRDLGYEPKRILATNGGAKSRFWCQIAADVLNADIRSYPAHPGSALGVAFLAGKTAGLYQEWDDINRFLNVYRDFQPQPSHAEVYDKAYDVYRALYTTLKPQFTKVNAFYTHWNDPAGAGDDAKEELA
- a CDS encoding acetamidase/formamidase family protein; the protein is MAVQHHLSPTPETVHWGYIGGIQEPVLDVFPGDSLILRSVSGDPTDLVPAEWIPDELRLIHAEVKDRGPGVHILTGPIRVIGAEPGDTLVVQIKRVDIDAPYGFNYIGPASGLFYHEFDEPDVEIITFDETRQFAEMGRIKLPVRPFFGIMGVAPPESWRRISTVVPGRYGGNIDNKQLIVGTTLYLPVMREGALFYAGDGHAAQGDGEIGVTAIETALEGEFQFELIKGTNQRWPYAERNSLLISMGFDEHLSAALMAAAKQMVELLQNRHGLSYKEAYRLCSVAADFHITQVVNGVKGVHGMLDTSVIRG
- a CDS encoding Rieske 2Fe-2S domain-containing protein, which produces MLSKEDNQKITQVSEGTPTGSVFRRYWIPAFLSEEVESGGAPLAVKLLNEKLVGFRNPEGKVGLLGEFCPHRGTSLKLGRNDDCGLTCIYHGWAFDAEGACTNMPSEPDYSKFKEKIKQKSYPVHEAGGIVWTYMGPAELQPPVPDFIWTALPATHRMVAKVYQECNYLQIWENEIDYMHAAFAHLALKEQNFNEGALSTELGINPSHPLVTSKNPLLSVQMTNYGFRNMFVGETDKDHQFILEAPVLMPSFAFTPRVPEEDHLFHAYVPIDDTTTWSYDVHFTLERALNHDTQRERRGLWVDENHRKIYNKDNNYKQDRELMKEDSFSGILGISNQDHAITETMGPIVDRSQEHLGTSDVGVLALRRMMLKSIKLVEEGQPPIGLDPSIPINKIFSEGVVVPKGIPLKEACPLDPMFSPIKPETQFAEETN